The Drosophila gunungcola strain Sukarami chromosome 3L unlocalized genomic scaffold, Dgunungcola_SK_2 000003F, whole genome shotgun sequence genome contains a region encoding:
- the LOC128258848 gene encoding insulin-like growth factor-binding protein complex acid labile subunit isoform X1 → MPLMTPQTGLEFCIPPSALPTRYKLDLHFQSRSVAARESSVRPALWSRNVADCQLVTAAFSVARLRGIPLAERSRSLPARGLAQLPVQRGGLPAGSGGFGSRKLAHPRHPECANGIGGENADHLANLVDLDLTAAAPINLHTSGFAILPNLRYLNLSGCGLVDIQGNHFAAESALQRLDLSHNQMELLDRDFFGNLRKLIYANFSHNSLKQCDLPHMPLLNRLELGHNRLLNATFGVCPQLQELILNNNQLAQLDVNAFRGLHGLLDLQLSGNKLNSIGQETFQPLSQLRVLNLSRNALDALRPSVFGAIQNFVLHLQQLDLSGNRIRLLFDNQFRVLARLQMLDVSRNSIASLSAGHFVGLGALRKLYLQYNAILEIKSGTFAALVNLDTLDLSYNNLEFFEEQIFGSSTLTRMRRLNLNGNHMKHLHPLAFSSLPFLEYLKLGHNELKSLDVRMFAPMRRLQKLHLGHNLLEEINLDVLESLSSVQEILVDNNRLTFLSKVNVSFPNLKRVAIEGNPWQCPCFVKLQHWLATRDVVYLRDNTGYYKGERPLCIVTNVDHCIQNLQAVRRLGILGDFQGEQVEADAFEDDESAAQD, encoded by the exons ATGCCATTGATGACGCCGCAAACCGGCTTGGAATTCTGTATACCCCCCTCCGCTCTCCCCACTCGTTACAAACTGGATTTGCATTTCCAATCGCGTTCTGTTGCTGCTCGAGAATCCTCAGTTCGGCCCGCACTCTGGAGCAGGAATGTTGCTGACTGCCAATTGGTTACTGCCGCTTTTTCTGTGGCTCGGCTGCGGGGGATTCCCCTCGCTGAACGGAGCCGATCTCTGCCAGCCCGTGGGTTGGCGCAACTTCCAGTGCAACGAGGTGGCCTCCCTGCAGGATCTGGTGGATTTGGGAGCCGAAAACTGGCACACCCTCGCCATCCGGAATGTGCAAACGGAATTGGAG GCGAGAATGCAGACCATTTGGCCAACTTGGTGGATCTGGATTTAACAGCAGCAGCGCCAATAAATCTACATACAAGCGGCTTTGCCATTCTGCCCAATCTGCGGTACCTAAACCTCAGCGGTTGCGGTCTCGTTGACATCCAGGGAAACCACTTTGCGGCTGAGTCAGCACTTCAGCGGCTCGACTTAAGCCACAATCAAATGGAGCTTCTCGACCGGGACTTTTTTGGCAACCTGAGGAAGTTGATTTATGCCAACTTTTCGCACAACTCGCTGAAGCAATGCGATCTGCCCCACATGCCGCTGCTCAATCGCCTGGAACTGGGCCACAATCGCTTGCTTAATGCCACTTTTGGGGTCTGTCCACAGCTGCAGGAATTGATCTTAAATAACAACCAACTGGCGCAG TTGGACGTGAACGCTTTTCGAGGACTCCATGGTCTTTTGGACCTGCAGCTCAGCGGCAACAAGCTGAACTCGATTGGCCAGGAAACCTTTCAGCCGCTCTCCCAACTGCGAGTACTGAACCTCTCGCGGAATGCCCTCGATGCACTGCGTCCCAGTGTGTTTGGAGCGATCCAGAACTTTGTGCTGCATCTGCAGCAGTTGGATCTGTCCGGGAATCGCATCCGCCTGCTGTTCGACAACCAATTCCGTGTTCTGGCCAGGCTACAAATGCTGGATGTTTCGAGGAATAGCATAGCTAGTCTGAGTGCAGGACACTTTGTGGGTTTGGGTGCCCTGCGCAAACTGTATCTGCAGTATAATGCCATTCTAGAGATCAAGTCGGGTACGTTTGCTGCCCTGGTGAACCTGGACACTTTGGATCTGTCCTACAACAACCTGGAGTTCTTCGAGGAACAGATCTTTGGCAGTAGCACTTTGACGCGCATGAGGAGGCTAAACTTGAATGGCAATCACATGAAGCACCTGCATCCATTGGCATTTTCATCTCTGCCCTTTTTGGAATACCTTAAGCTGGGTCACAACGAGCTTAAATCCCTGGACGTGCGGATGTTTGCACCCATGCGGCGTCTTCAGAAGCTGCATTTGGGCCACAATCTGCTGGAGGAGATCAATCTCGATGTGCTGGAAAGCCTCAGTAGCGTTCAGGAGATTCTGGTGGACAACAATCGCCTCACTTTTCTATCCAAAGTCAATGTGAGCTTTCCCAATCTAAAGAGAGTAGCCATCGAGGGTAATCCGTGGCAGTGTCCCTGTTTTGTGAAGCTGCAGCATTGGCTGGCCACCAGGGATGTTGTGTATCTGCGCGATAACACTGGTTACTACAAGGGCGAACGACCCCTGTGCATTGTGACCAATGTGGATCACTGCATTCAGAACTTGCAGGCAGTACGTCGCCTGGGAATCCTTGGAGATTTCCAGGGGGAGCAGGTGGAGGCGGATGCCTTTGAAGATGATGAGAGTGCAGCACAAGACTGA
- the LOC128258848 gene encoding insulin-like growth factor-binding protein complex acid labile subunit isoform X2 has translation MLLTANWLLPLFLWLGCGGFPSLNGADLCQPVGWRNFQCNEVASLQDLVDLGAENWHTLAIRNVQTELEVGSGENADHLANLVDLDLTAAAPINLHTSGFAILPNLRYLNLSGCGLVDIQGNHFAAESALQRLDLSHNQMELLDRDFFGNLRKLIYANFSHNSLKQCDLPHMPLLNRLELGHNRLLNATFGVCPQLQELILNNNQLAQLDVNAFRGLHGLLDLQLSGNKLNSIGQETFQPLSQLRVLNLSRNALDALRPSVFGAIQNFVLHLQQLDLSGNRIRLLFDNQFRVLARLQMLDVSRNSIASLSAGHFVGLGALRKLYLQYNAILEIKSGTFAALVNLDTLDLSYNNLEFFEEQIFGSSTLTRMRRLNLNGNHMKHLHPLAFSSLPFLEYLKLGHNELKSLDVRMFAPMRRLQKLHLGHNLLEEINLDVLESLSSVQEILVDNNRLTFLSKVNVSFPNLKRVAIEGNPWQCPCFVKLQHWLATRDVVYLRDNTGYYKGERPLCIVTNVDHCIQNLQAVRRLGILGDFQGEQVEADAFEDDESAAQD, from the exons ATGTTGCTGACTGCCAATTGGTTACTGCCGCTTTTTCTGTGGCTCGGCTGCGGGGGATTCCCCTCGCTGAACGGAGCCGATCTCTGCCAGCCCGTGGGTTGGCGCAACTTCCAGTGCAACGAGGTGGCCTCCCTGCAGGATCTGGTGGATTTGGGAGCCGAAAACTGGCACACCCTCGCCATCCGGAATGTGCAAACGGAATTGGAGGTGGGCTCGG GCGAGAATGCAGACCATTTGGCCAACTTGGTGGATCTGGATTTAACAGCAGCAGCGCCAATAAATCTACATACAAGCGGCTTTGCCATTCTGCCCAATCTGCGGTACCTAAACCTCAGCGGTTGCGGTCTCGTTGACATCCAGGGAAACCACTTTGCGGCTGAGTCAGCACTTCAGCGGCTCGACTTAAGCCACAATCAAATGGAGCTTCTCGACCGGGACTTTTTTGGCAACCTGAGGAAGTTGATTTATGCCAACTTTTCGCACAACTCGCTGAAGCAATGCGATCTGCCCCACATGCCGCTGCTCAATCGCCTGGAACTGGGCCACAATCGCTTGCTTAATGCCACTTTTGGGGTCTGTCCACAGCTGCAGGAATTGATCTTAAATAACAACCAACTGGCGCAG TTGGACGTGAACGCTTTTCGAGGACTCCATGGTCTTTTGGACCTGCAGCTCAGCGGCAACAAGCTGAACTCGATTGGCCAGGAAACCTTTCAGCCGCTCTCCCAACTGCGAGTACTGAACCTCTCGCGGAATGCCCTCGATGCACTGCGTCCCAGTGTGTTTGGAGCGATCCAGAACTTTGTGCTGCATCTGCAGCAGTTGGATCTGTCCGGGAATCGCATCCGCCTGCTGTTCGACAACCAATTCCGTGTTCTGGCCAGGCTACAAATGCTGGATGTTTCGAGGAATAGCATAGCTAGTCTGAGTGCAGGACACTTTGTGGGTTTGGGTGCCCTGCGCAAACTGTATCTGCAGTATAATGCCATTCTAGAGATCAAGTCGGGTACGTTTGCTGCCCTGGTGAACCTGGACACTTTGGATCTGTCCTACAACAACCTGGAGTTCTTCGAGGAACAGATCTTTGGCAGTAGCACTTTGACGCGCATGAGGAGGCTAAACTTGAATGGCAATCACATGAAGCACCTGCATCCATTGGCATTTTCATCTCTGCCCTTTTTGGAATACCTTAAGCTGGGTCACAACGAGCTTAAATCCCTGGACGTGCGGATGTTTGCACCCATGCGGCGTCTTCAGAAGCTGCATTTGGGCCACAATCTGCTGGAGGAGATCAATCTCGATGTGCTGGAAAGCCTCAGTAGCGTTCAGGAGATTCTGGTGGACAACAATCGCCTCACTTTTCTATCCAAAGTCAATGTGAGCTTTCCCAATCTAAAGAGAGTAGCCATCGAGGGTAATCCGTGGCAGTGTCCCTGTTTTGTGAAGCTGCAGCATTGGCTGGCCACCAGGGATGTTGTGTATCTGCGCGATAACACTGGTTACTACAAGGGCGAACGACCCCTGTGCATTGTGACCAATGTGGATCACTGCATTCAGAACTTGCAGGCAGTACGTCGCCTGGGAATCCTTGGAGATTTCCAGGGGGAGCAGGTGGAGGCGGATGCCTTTGAAGATGATGAGAGTGCAGCACAAGACTGA
- the LOC128258849 gene encoding LOW QUALITY PROTEIN: ATP synthase subunit b, mitochondrial (The sequence of the model RefSeq protein was modified relative to this genomic sequence to represent the inferred CDS: deleted 1 base in 1 codon), whose product MFSRAALLTAQRPLTVAATRTAAAAAAPSGGAIERRQRPEHPGKVRLGFLPEEWFQFFYNKTGVTGPYTFGVGLITYLCSKEIYVMEHEYYSGLSLGIMAVIAVKKLGPVIAKWADGEIDKIESEWKEGREAELKVLSDAIEAEKKEQWRADGALLLMEAKKENIALQLEAAFRERAMNVYSEVKRRLDYQVECRHVERRLSQKHMVNWITSNVLASISPQQEKETLNKCIADLSALALRVKSA is encoded by the exons ATGTTCTCGAGAGCCGCTCTTCTAACAG CCCAGCGCCCCTTGACCGTGGCCGCCACCCGGAcggccgccgctgccgccgctcccTCCGGCGGAGCCATCGAGCGCCGCCAGCGCCCCGAGCATCCCGGCAAGGTGCGCCTCGGATTCCTGCCCGAGGAGTGGTTCCAGTTCTTCTACAAC AAGACCGGTGTCACCGGACCCTACACCTTCGGCGTGGGTCTGATCACCTACCTCTGCTCCAAGGAGATCTACGTCATGGAGCACGAGTACTACAGCGGCCTGTCCCTCGGCATCATGGCCGTCATCGCCGTCAAGAAGCTCGGCCCAGTCATCGCCAAGTGGGCTGATGGCGAGATCGAT AAAATCGAATCCGAGTGGAAGGAGGGCCGTGAGGCTGAGCTCAAGGTGCTGTCCGATGCCATCGAGGCCGAGAAGAAGGAGCAGTGGCGCGCCGACGGCGCCCTGCTGCTGATGGAGGCCAAGAAGGAGAACATTGCTCTGCAGCTGGAGGCCGCATTCCGTGAGCGCGCCATGAACGTTTACTCGGAGGTGAAGCGCCGCCTCGACTACCAGGTGGAGTGCCGCCACGTCGAGCGCCGTCTGAGCCAGAAGCACATGGTCAACTGGATCACCAGCAACGTGCTGGCCAGCATCTCGCCCCAGCAGGAGAAGGAGACCCTCAACAAGTGCATCGCCGATCTGAGCGCTCTGGCCCTGCGCGTGAAGTCTGCCTAA
- the LOC128258601 gene encoding N-alpha-acetyltransferase 60 isoform X1 has translation MAQFTLYNKHSAPPSSDSTRVDCEHVPLCSINDVQLRFLVPDDLTEVRQLCQEWFPIDYPLSWYEDITSSTRFFALAAVYNLAIIGLIVAEIKPYRNVNKEVIANMSDSDELYTRLSGFPMQDKGILPDSMGRSADVGYILSLGVHRSHRRNGIGSLLLDALMNHLTTAERHSVKAIFLHTLTTNQPAIFFYEKRRFTLHSFLPYYYNIRGKGKDGFTYVNYINGGHPPWTCTDHIKHYASKVRHTSSLCAWVANRVQQVVRWFYHKLLTRFNFIE, from the exons ATGGCACAATTCACACT CTACAACAAACACAGTGCGCCGCCCAGCAGCGACAGTACGCGCGTGGACTGCGAACACGTACCGCTGTGCTCCATTAACGACGTGCAGCTAAGGTTCCTGGTGCCCGACGATCTGACGGAG GTGCGCCAGCTGTGCCAAGAATGGTTTCCAATCGACTACCCACTATCATGGTATGAGGATATTACCTCAAGCACGCGCTTCTTTGCGCTGGCAGCTGTATATAATCTGGCCATAATTGGTTTAATCGTTGCCGAAATCAAACCCTATCGAAATGTCAACAAGGAGGTAATAGCCAATATGAGTGATAGTGATGAGTTGTACACCAGGCTGAGCGGTTTTCCCATGCAGGACAAGGGCATCCTGCCGGACTCGATGGGTCGTTCCGCCGACGTCGGCTATATCCTGTCGCTGGGCGTCCATCGTTCACATCGCCGGAATGGCATCGGATCGCTGCTGCTGGATGCGCTAATGAACCACCTGACAACGGCCGAGCGGCACTCGGTGAAGGCGATCTTCTTGCACACGCTGACCACCAACCAACCTGCCATATTTTTCTACGAGAAGAGAAG ATTTACGCTACACTCATTCCTGCCCTACTACTATAACATACGGGGCAAGGGCAAGGACGGTTTCACCTATGTGAACTACATAAACGGCGGACATCCACCCTGGACA TGCACAGATCACATCAAGCACTATGCCTCCAAGGTGCGGCACACCAGCAGTCTGTGTGCCTGGGTGGCCAACCGAGTCCAGCAGGTGGTGCGGTGGTTCTACCACAAGCTGCTCACCCGCTTCAACTTCATCGAGTGA
- the LOC128258601 gene encoding N-alpha-acetyltransferase 60 isoform X2, translating to MAQFTLYNKHSAPPSSDSTRVDCEHVPLCSINDVQLRFLVPDDLTEVRQLCQEWFPIDYPLSWYEDITSSTRFFALAAVYNLAIIGLIVAEIKPYRNVNKEDKGILPDSMGRSADVGYILSLGVHRSHRRNGIGSLLLDALMNHLTTAERHSVKAIFLHTLTTNQPAIFFYEKRRFTLHSFLPYYYNIRGKGKDGFTYVNYINGGHPPWTCTDHIKHYASKVRHTSSLCAWVANRVQQVVRWFYHKLLTRFNFIE from the exons ATGGCACAATTCACACT CTACAACAAACACAGTGCGCCGCCCAGCAGCGACAGTACGCGCGTGGACTGCGAACACGTACCGCTGTGCTCCATTAACGACGTGCAGCTAAGGTTCCTGGTGCCCGACGATCTGACGGAG GTGCGCCAGCTGTGCCAAGAATGGTTTCCAATCGACTACCCACTATCATGGTATGAGGATATTACCTCAAGCACGCGCTTCTTTGCGCTGGCAGCTGTATATAATCTGGCCATAATTGGTTTAATCGTTGCCGAAATCAAACCCTATCGAAATGTCAACAAGGAG GACAAGGGCATCCTGCCGGACTCGATGGGTCGTTCCGCCGACGTCGGCTATATCCTGTCGCTGGGCGTCCATCGTTCACATCGCCGGAATGGCATCGGATCGCTGCTGCTGGATGCGCTAATGAACCACCTGACAACGGCCGAGCGGCACTCGGTGAAGGCGATCTTCTTGCACACGCTGACCACCAACCAACCTGCCATATTTTTCTACGAGAAGAGAAG ATTTACGCTACACTCATTCCTGCCCTACTACTATAACATACGGGGCAAGGGCAAGGACGGTTTCACCTATGTGAACTACATAAACGGCGGACATCCACCCTGGACA TGCACAGATCACATCAAGCACTATGCCTCCAAGGTGCGGCACACCAGCAGTCTGTGTGCCTGGGTGGCCAACCGAGTCCAGCAGGTGGTGCGGTGGTTCTACCACAAGCTGCTCACCCGCTTCAACTTCATCGAGTGA
- the LOC128258579 gene encoding LOW QUALITY PROTEIN: integrator complex subunit 7 (The sequence of the model RefSeq protein was modified relative to this genomic sequence to represent the inferred CDS: deleted 2 bases in 2 codons), translating into MAHLTGTRVSTFNESFLNENEHDSNAVLMELDKGLRSAKQGIQCEAIVRFPRLFEKYPFPILINSSFIKLAEFFVSGSNLLRFWVLRVCQQSENHLDKILNIDNFVRRIFMVMHSNDPVARALLLRTLGAVSRVIPEKQQVHHAIRRALDSHDTVEVEAAIYASSCFAAQSSSFAISMCAKISDMIESLQVPVPMKLLLIPVLRHMHHEATTASLVSKLCMDLLPKYPAQSFVVAIIDTLTQLSSRTLVGVPGQLEVLLEFMQDLRTPVRIQVLRSFNELAGRQSVHAWPKPAIKALIGRFESCTNSQEQFLFLSILLKLSECPLTCQQLLREHREALLRLCIQCISKLDDYTTATQAMAVLSVLVAFGLKKEASGEQVEDILHMVNLHMEGLLLCTAKRAECTRDLRRVLTYGIRITQANAEFGTSFIEIVTNTLGDKVAYPPANAELMCEALVGLCEHFQLRKYAFSTAEDLIGDDDAMDTDEPPPPKVNPMLARLPLILHKLNTIIDQENCAQQLRTVEILSALVLQTTMGCYLPQKVVQCFEKCLGRLNCWTLYRIARTASRYGHHYVAAHIYTKVSQIVISDHMHYFLVSLSQISQAECILNYGLEYTYMRDHYAPKAAPEPLMPLMKRLEMASNLYQQALASLRACSSPQHPCTFQLEYLKIRAQFLQTLHLAVTVKNAQVIVPPPAIAGSLAQNSRDYLQKFGHVTNQLRKLVKALKACEETYARLYKSSFDADHVTLEFLEVAEFQCALFAHIIESICYATPPEPPVFLTTGDHPETRYFAASCQRMEQMQKNLPQEPANAKTISNRHLDVIIAQIEIITKTPLCLPRYFFQILQSTQIKLSVSPQPRSATEPVNVQSGSNLVIKVEGVLQHFSKQKKHFRRVESVQLSLTSQLITPPPRSSQELPKQGANDTVTLNQIVKPQRDFLSGSFLLPISSGGHFQVTLETFVVDENGITWCTGPKSSMVVRVLEDPSKQGAPAPSTSQAVGQTRRF; encoded by the exons ATGGCTCACTTGACCGGCACCCGCGTCAGCACCTTTAATGAGAGCTTCCTGAACGAGAATGAGCACGACTCGAATGCGGTGCTCATGGAACTGGACAAGGGATTGCGGAGCGCCAAGCAGGGAATCCAGTGCGAGGCGATCGTCCGTTTCCCTCGGCTTTTCGAGAAGTACCCCTTTCCCATCCTCATCAACTCGTCGTTCATAAAACTGGCCGAGTTCTTTGTCAGCGGATCGAACCTCCTGCGTTTCTGGGTGCTCCGCGTTTGCCAACAAAGCGAGAATCACCTGGACAAGATCCTCAATATCGACAACTTTGTGCGCCGTATCTTCATGGTGATGCACTCCAACGATCCGGTGGCGCGGGCCCTGCTCCTGCGCACTTTGGGCGCCGTTTCGCGGGTAATTCCCGAGAAGCAACAGGTGCACCATGCCATCCGCCGGGCCTTGGATAGCCACGATACCGTGGAAGTGGAGGCGGCCATCTACGCCAGCAGCTGTTTTGCCGCCCAGTCCAGTTCGTTTGCCATCAGCATGTGTGCCAAGATCTCCGACATGATCGAGTCGCTACAGGTGCCGGTTCCCATGAAGCTGCTCCTAATTCCCGTGCTGCGGCACATGCACCACGAAGCCACAACAGCGTCA TTGGTCAGTAAGCTTTGCATGGATCTGCTACCCAAATATCCGGCCCAGAGCTTCGTGGTGGCCATAATAGACACCCTTACCCAGTTGTCTTCCCGCACGCTTGTGGGTGTGCCTGGTCAGCTGGAGGTTCTGCTTGAATTCATGCAGGATTTAAGGACTCCCGTGCGCATCCAGGTGCTGCGCTCCTTCAACGAATTGGCCGGTCGTCAGAGCGTTCATGCCTGGCCCAAACCGGCTATTAAAGCTCTCATTGGGCGGTTCGAATCATGTACGAACTCCCAGGAGCAGTTTCTATTTCTCTCCATCCTGCTGAAGCTCAGCGAATGCCCACTTACCTGCCAGCAACTGCTCCGAGAGCATCGGGAGGCCCTGCTCCGTCTGTGCATTCAGTGCATCAGCAAACTGGACGACTACACCACCGCCACTCAAGCTATGGCTGTGCTCTCGGTCTTGGTGGCTTTTGGTTTGAAAAAGGAGGCAAGTGGCGAGCAGGTGGAAGATATACTTCATATGGTTAACCTTCACATGGAGGGTTTGCTTCTTTGCACGGCCAAACGGGCGGAATGCACACGGGATCTACGAAGGGTTTTGACCTACGGAATACGGATCACACAAGCTAATGCCGAATTTGGAACTTCCTTCATCGAAATCGTGACCAATACACTAGGCGATAAGGTTGCCTATCCGCCGGCCAATGCGGAGCTCATGTGTGAGGCATTGGTGGGTCTCTGTGAGCACTTTCAGTTGCGCAAATACGCCTTTTCCACGGCAGAAGACTTGATAGGAGACGACGATGCCATGGACACTGATGAACCACCTCCACCAAAG GTAAATCCCATGCTAGCTCGCTTACCGCTCATCTTGCACAAGCTAAACACCATAATCGACCAGGAGAACTGCGCTCAACAGCTTCGAACCGTGGAGATCCTTAGTGCTTTGGTGCTTCAGACCACAATGGGCTGTTATCTGCCCCAGAAAGTTGTGCAATGTTTTGAAAAGTGCCTGGGCAGACTCAACTGCTGGACCCTGTACAGGATTGCTCGCACC GCTAGCCGCTATGGTCACCATTACGTGGCTGCCCACATTTACACCAAGGTCTCCCAGATTGTGATCAGTGATCATATGCACTACTTCCTAGTGTCTTTGTCGCAGATATCTCAGGCGGAGTGCATCCTCAACTATGGTTTGGAGTACACCTATATGCGGGACCATTATGCACCGAAAGCGGCTCCCGAACCCTTAATGCCGCTGATGAAACGCTTGGAAATGGCCAGCAATCTCTACCAGCAGGCGTTGGCCAGCCTGCGGGCTTGCTCTTCGCCCCAGCATCCGTGCACCTTTCAGCTGGAGTATTTGAAGATAAGGGCACAGTTTCTGCAGACGCTCCATTTGGCAGTGACCGTGAAGAATGCCCAGGTGATTGTGCCGCCACCGGCGATAGCAGGAAGTTTGGCTCAGAACTCGCGGGATTACCTACAAAAGTTTGGACACGTAACAAATCAGCTACGCAAGCTGGTCAAGGCATTAAAGGCTTGTGAGGAAACGTACGCCAGACTCTACAAGTCTTCCTTTGATGCGGATCATGTGACGCTGGAATTCCTCGAAGTGGCAGAGTTCCAATGCGCTCTTTTTGCCCACATCATTGAGTCGATTTGCTATGCCACACCACCAGAACCACCTGTCTTTCTAACCACTGGCGATCACCCGGAGACGCGCTACTTTGCCGCCAGTTGCCAGCGAATGGAACAGATGCAGAAGAATCTGCCCCAGGAGCCGGCTAATGCCAAGACCATAAGCAACCGGCATTTGGATGTTATCATTGCACAGATCGAAATCATAACGAAGACGCCGCTGTGCCTGCCTCGCTACTTCTTTCAGATACTGCAATCCACGCAGATCAAGTTGTCGGTGAGTCCACAGCCCAGGAGCGCCACCGAACCCGTGAATGTCCAGTCCGGCAGTAACCTGGTGATCAAAGTGGAGGGAGTTCTGCAGCATTTCAGCAAGCAGAAAAAGCACTTCCGGCGCGTGGAGTCTGTGCAGTTGAGTCTCACCTCGCAGTTAATTACGCCACCACCCCGATCCTCTCAGGAGCTGCCAAAACAGGGAGCCAACGACACGGTGACCCTCAACCAGATTGTGAAGCCGCAGCGCGATTTCCTCTCCGGCAGCTTCTTGCTACCCATCTCCAGTGGCGGGCACTTTCAGGTGACGCTGGAAACATTTGTCGTGGATGAGAACGGGATCACCTGGTGCACAGGTCCCAAATCATCAATGGTGGTGCGAGTGCTGGAGGATCCCTCCAAGCAAGGAGCACCTGCGCCGAGCACTTCCCAAGCGGTGGGACAGACGAGAAGATTTTAA